One segment of Sulfurirhabdus autotrophica DNA contains the following:
- a CDS encoding CoB--CoM heterodisulfide reductase iron-sulfur subunit A family protein has product MTEVVATNETILVVGGGISGMTAALEAAECGKNVVLVEKNPSLGGRVSQLYRYFPKLCHPTCGMEINLRRLKGNKRIRVLTMAEVTEITGSKGDYTASIKLTPRYVNDNCTACGECGKAVETEVPDPFNYNLSKVKAAYLPHLMAYPQRYVLDPSIVGSADGEKAKAACKYDAIELDMQEETVQIKAGAVIWATGWKPYDAGKIQPYGYDRFSNVITSVEFERLSDPHGPTGGKILRPSDGKEAKNVAFIQCAGSRDENHLRHCSRICCMASLKQTNYVREAFGEEGKSTIYYIDIRAIDRFEDFYQKVQADKTVSFIKSKVAKAMQDEKTGDVVLHGVDTEGYHRYANAHDLVVLAVGMEPSVKGANIPAEIVADSSGFIEADESNGGLFGAGCASNPLDVNRSVQSATASALRAIQVINKVARVEG; this is encoded by the coding sequence ATGACAGAAGTAGTGGCAACCAACGAGACCATTCTGGTCGTGGGTGGCGGCATTAGCGGCATGACTGCAGCACTGGAAGCTGCGGAATGCGGTAAAAATGTTGTCCTGGTAGAAAAAAATCCCAGTTTGGGCGGAAGGGTTTCTCAACTCTATCGATACTTTCCCAAACTGTGCCATCCTACTTGCGGGATGGAAATCAACCTGCGACGCTTAAAAGGGAATAAGCGTATTCGCGTCCTGACGATGGCGGAAGTAACCGAAATTACAGGTTCAAAAGGAGATTACACTGCCAGCATCAAGTTGACCCCACGGTATGTCAATGATAACTGTACCGCTTGCGGTGAATGCGGTAAGGCTGTGGAAACCGAAGTGCCAGACCCGTTTAATTATAATCTCAGCAAAGTGAAAGCAGCTTATCTGCCGCACTTGATGGCTTATCCACAACGTTATGTGCTGGATCCTTCCATCGTTGGTTCAGCCGATGGTGAAAAAGCGAAAGCAGCGTGTAAATACGATGCAATTGAACTGGATATGCAGGAAGAGACAGTTCAAATCAAAGCGGGCGCAGTAATATGGGCAACAGGTTGGAAGCCATACGATGCAGGCAAAATTCAACCTTACGGCTATGATCGTTTTTCAAATGTGATTACCAGTGTTGAATTCGAACGTTTATCAGATCCTCATGGCCCCACGGGCGGCAAGATACTGCGACCATCTGATGGTAAAGAAGCCAAAAACGTTGCTTTTATTCAATGTGCGGGATCGCGTGATGAAAACCATTTGCGCCATTGTTCACGTATTTGTTGCATGGCCTCGCTGAAGCAGACAAATTATGTTCGTGAAGCGTTTGGTGAAGAAGGTAAATCAACCATTTATTACATTGATATTCGCGCAATTGATCGTTTTGAAGATTTCTATCAGAAAGTTCAGGCTGATAAAACCGTCAGCTTTATCAAATCAAAAGTAGCCAAGGCAATGCAAGATGAAAAAACCGGTGATGTAGTGCTACACGGTGTAGATACCGAAGGGTATCACCGTTATGCAAACGCACATGATCTGGTGGTGCTGGCTGTCGGAATGGAACCTAGTGTCAAAGGGGCAAATATCCCTGCAGAAATTGTGGCTGATTCGAGTGGTTTTATCGAAGCTGATGAATCTAATGGTGGGTTGTTTGGCGCAGGATGTGCATCAAACCCTCTGGATGTAAATCGGTCAGTCCAGTCTGCAACCGCGAGTGCTTTACGCGCTATCCAAGTGATTAACAAAGTAGCCAGGGTGGAGGGATAA
- a CDS encoding metallophosphoesterase family protein: MKICVLSDSHDNRRLMVAAAVEAKAHGAEVILHCGDVVAPSSLLGLKKVGLPIHVIHGNNTGDLFMMHKVAHESNGLIHYYGQDTGIVLGGRNIFIVHYPHYARAMACTGDWDLVCCGHDHRAEISLVPTIKGGKTLMVNPGTVAGLGAPPTYVLGDLETMEFSVFDVPADAEVANAGSSTSERSPEASTTNS; the protein is encoded by the coding sequence ATGAAAATTTGCGTACTATCAGATAGTCACGATAATCGCCGCTTAATGGTTGCTGCTGCGGTAGAGGCAAAAGCACATGGTGCTGAAGTAATATTGCATTGCGGTGATGTAGTGGCACCAAGTTCCTTGCTGGGACTGAAAAAAGTTGGCCTGCCAATTCATGTTATTCACGGTAACAACACGGGTGACCTGTTCATGATGCACAAAGTTGCTCATGAATCGAACGGTCTGATTCATTACTATGGGCAGGACACGGGTATTGTCCTCGGTGGACGCAATATTTTCATCGTACATTACCCGCATTACGCACGCGCCATGGCATGTACCGGAGATTGGGATCTGGTGTGCTGCGGGCACGATCACCGTGCCGAAATTTCCTTAGTACCTACTATCAAAGGTGGCAAGACATTGATGGTTAATCCCGGCACAGTAGCGGGTTTGGGTGCGCCGCCAACTTACGTGCTTGGTGATTTAGAGACGATGGAGTTTTCAGTATTTGATGTTCCGGCAGATGCTGAAGTAGCGAATGCTGGATCTTCAACTTCTGAAAGATCCCCAGAGGCTTCAACAACCAACTCCTGA
- the ppa gene encoding inorganic diphosphatase, giving the protein MNLDRVTSGRDLPNDFNVIIEIPMHGDPIKYEVDKETGAMFVDRFMSTAMHYPCNYGYIPHTLSEDGDPVDVLVITPVALITGVVVRCRPVGMLKMTDEAGVDAKLIAVPVDKLCSIYKDVKSPEDVSPLLLSQISHFFEHYKDLEPNKWVKVEGWVGAEEAKVEIMAGVDRYKNADEKPMF; this is encoded by the coding sequence ATGAATCTTGACAGAGTCACTTCAGGGCGCGATCTGCCCAATGATTTCAACGTAATTATTGAAATCCCCATGCACGGCGATCCAATCAAATACGAAGTGGATAAGGAAACTGGCGCGATGTTTGTTGACCGTTTCATGAGCACAGCCATGCACTATCCATGCAATTATGGTTATATTCCTCATACCTTGTCTGAAGATGGCGACCCGGTAGATGTGCTGGTCATTACCCCAGTAGCGTTGATCACTGGTGTGGTAGTACGCTGCCGTCCCGTTGGTATGCTCAAAATGACTGACGAAGCAGGGGTGGATGCCAAACTGATCGCGGTGCCAGTCGACAAGTTATGCTCGATCTACAAAGATGTGAAGTCACCCGAAGATGTTTCACCACTTTTGCTTTCACAAATTTCCCATTTCTTTGAACACTACAAAGACCTTGAGCCAAATAAATGGGTAAAGGTTGAAGGTTGGGTAGGGGCAGAAGAAGCAAAAGTAGAAATTATGGCTGGTGTTGACCGTTACAAGAATGCTGATGAAAAACCAATGTTCTAA
- a CDS encoding CobD/CbiB family protein translates to MSFLSLIAALLVEHFYPLNSRLQIYHLFTRYTNFLELQFNAEQHKHGMIAWILAALPPVIIVTVIYFLLFSISPFLAWAWNAVVLYATMGFKYFSNINAAIAEALKNNDVEQARSQLAKWTGKDAGELSEGEIARLCIEQVFICSHRQIFGAIAWFVVLSPLGPMGAVLYRITSILVRKWGDMSVNDLGEFGKFATRIFDWMDWVPSRLTAISFAIVGDFEDAVYCWRSQAALWMHKTQGILLASGAGALGVKLGDPIHQNGELVFRPELGVGEDADFDYMHSAVSLVWRTLVLWLVVLLLLHLAKLMGN, encoded by the coding sequence ATGAGTTTTCTGTCTTTGATCGCGGCCCTGCTGGTAGAGCACTTTTACCCGCTGAATAGCCGTTTACAGATTTATCATTTGTTTACGCGCTATACTAATTTTCTGGAACTGCAGTTTAATGCTGAACAGCATAAACACGGCATGATCGCCTGGATTCTGGCAGCTCTGCCACCCGTAATCATTGTCACTGTTATTTACTTCCTGCTCTTTTCGATCAGCCCGTTTCTTGCATGGGCCTGGAATGCAGTTGTGCTGTATGCCACCATGGGATTTAAATATTTCAGCAATATCAATGCTGCTATTGCTGAAGCATTAAAAAATAATGATGTTGAACAGGCACGCAGCCAGTTAGCCAAGTGGACAGGCAAAGACGCTGGCGAATTGAGCGAGGGCGAGATAGCTCGGCTCTGTATTGAGCAGGTGTTTATTTGCTCTCACCGACAAATATTCGGAGCAATTGCCTGGTTTGTTGTGCTGAGCCCACTTGGGCCGATGGGAGCAGTTTTATATCGGATAACGTCCATACTGGTTCGCAAATGGGGTGATATGTCGGTCAATGATCTGGGTGAATTCGGCAAATTTGCTACGCGAATTTTTGATTGGATGGATTGGGTGCCATCGCGGCTCACTGCCATCAGTTTTGCCATAGTAGGTGACTTTGAAGATGCCGTGTATTGCTGGCGTAGCCAGGCAGCGCTATGGATGCATAAAACCCAGGGGATTCTTCTGGCTAGCGGAGCCGGTGCGCTGGGTGTGAAATTGGGTGATCCAATTCATCAGAATGGTGAGCTTGTGTTTCGCCCAGAGCTAGGGGTGGGTGAAGATGCGGACTTTGATTACATGCACAGTGCAGTGAGCCTTGTCTGGCGTACGCTAGTGCTATGGCTGGTTGTGCTGCTTTTACTGCATCTGGCGAAGCTCATGGGCAACTAA
- a CDS encoding GyrI-like domain-containing protein has protein sequence MKKNWIYFVLFFIGPIIIVFWMMGAFNSATVEITQRGPYHYAYLEHIGRYDKLIDKQNRVYQILKEQNITAHAPISVLQNDPEITPKKDLHSQAGYILESGAQAREPLLMADIPARRVLVVNVKANPVIAPSIAYKALAEYLKSHQMKLVLPTVEIYQNKGLTVEMDI, from the coding sequence TTGAAGAAAAATTGGATTTATTTTGTATTGTTTTTTATTGGGCCGATCATTATCGTTTTCTGGATGATGGGCGCGTTTAATTCGGCTACCGTTGAAATTACGCAGAGAGGCCCCTACCATTATGCGTATCTTGAACATATTGGAAGGTACGACAAATTAATAGACAAGCAGAATCGTGTTTATCAGATATTAAAGGAACAAAATATCACGGCCCATGCTCCGATTTCTGTTTTGCAGAACGACCCTGAAATAACACCCAAAAAGGATCTCCATTCTCAGGCTGGGTATATACTTGAATCAGGTGCTCAGGCTCGTGAGCCTTTGCTGATGGCAGATATTCCTGCACGTCGTGTACTGGTGGTTAATGTTAAAGCGAATCCTGTTATAGCACCCAGTATCGCTTACAAAGCTTTAGCGGAATATTTGAAATCCCATCAAATGAAACTGGTATTGCCGACCGTGGAGATATACCAGAATAAGGGACTGACTGTTGAAATGGATATTTAA
- a CDS encoding MBL fold metallo-hydrolase, with the protein MQRSFFLFLLIFIGFPTFADNLSSVSVKVTPVKVGNHSYYVQGLPGAASSANQGYMSNAGFVITDNSVVVFDTLGSPPLGKELIKAIGKITKLPIKRVIVSHYHADHIYGLQAFKALGAEIWAHKLGKLYLNSEEAPLRLTQRREELFPWVDENTKLLPADKWLDGDTDFEMGGLHFQLRYIGPAHSPEDMAMYVKEDGVLYSGDIVFKGRVPYVGNADSKAWLAALDKLIAIKPKFLIPGHGAASNTPVKDMTLTRDYLTYLRQTMGKAVENFETFDDAYTHTSWKKYEKLPAFEAANRSNAYNTYLLMEKESLKVK; encoded by the coding sequence ATGCAACGCTCTTTCTTTCTTTTCTTATTGATTTTTATTGGTTTTCCCACTTTTGCGGATAACCTGAGCAGCGTTTCAGTCAAGGTTACTCCTGTCAAAGTTGGCAATCATTCTTACTATGTCCAGGGATTACCCGGTGCAGCATCTTCAGCTAACCAGGGATATATGTCTAATGCAGGTTTCGTCATTACTGATAATAGTGTTGTAGTTTTTGATACATTAGGCTCTCCTCCGCTCGGTAAGGAACTGATAAAGGCCATTGGGAAAATCACAAAATTGCCAATCAAACGTGTCATCGTAAGCCATTACCATGCAGACCACATTTATGGTTTACAAGCATTTAAAGCCTTAGGAGCAGAAATCTGGGCGCATAAGCTTGGCAAGCTATACCTCAATTCAGAAGAGGCACCATTGCGCTTAACTCAAAGACGCGAAGAACTATTCCCCTGGGTAGATGAAAACACCAAACTATTGCCCGCAGACAAGTGGCTGGATGGCGATACTGACTTTGAAATGGGCGGTTTGCACTTTCAACTCCGATACATAGGACCAGCTCATTCTCCGGAAGACATGGCAATGTATGTGAAAGAAGACGGCGTACTATACTCCGGTGACATTGTATTCAAGGGGCGCGTGCCTTACGTTGGCAATGCAGATAGCAAAGCCTGGCTGGCTGCCCTTGATAAGCTGATTGCTATCAAACCGAAGTTTCTGATCCCCGGTCATGGCGCCGCTTCCAACACACCTGTCAAGGATATGACCTTAACCCGCGATTACCTTACTTACCTCAGACAAACCATGGGCAAAGCCGTAGAGAACTTCGAAACATTCGATGATGCCTATACACATACCAGTTGGAAAAAATATGAAAAATTGCCCGCCTTTGAGGCAGCCAACCGATCTAATGCCTACAACACCTATCTATTGATGGAAAAAGAATCATTGAAAGTAAAATAA
- a CDS encoding DUF2789 family protein, which translates to MDVSKKTLGTLFEQLGLSNDTAAIEAFIQSHNLLNRAGPIWAEPFWTPSQATFLKEALEQDADWSEIVDEMSNLLHKP; encoded by the coding sequence ATGGATGTGAGCAAAAAAACACTTGGCACGCTATTTGAGCAACTCGGATTAAGTAATGATACAGCGGCCATTGAAGCTTTCATTCAATCGCACAATCTTCTGAATAGAGCAGGGCCAATTTGGGCTGAACCTTTCTGGACTCCTTCACAAGCCACTTTTCTCAAAGAAGCGCTTGAGCAGGACGCTGACTGGTCTGAAATTGTGGATGAAATGAGTAACCTCCTGCACAAACCCTAA
- a CDS encoding MYG1 family protein: MSNLYTTLQRSDIVAATHSGSFHADEVLAAAALRLVNPTLTIQRTRDQAELDAADILFDVGRVFDPATCHFDHHQLEFKEARENGIPFSSFGLVWQELGEALCGSTAAAARVDRWLVQGVDAIDCGVTLCKETPPVTIMSISSVIGGFNPGWQDDASAEARLAAFERAVSLAKTVLENAIAEAKGFEKARAIVAQGTLLEDSQILVLDTDLPWKEIVLSSPAYEHLLFVVSPDSQAKWHVNTVPDYPGSFGNRKPLPLAWAGLDDEKLDDVTGIKGCIFCHRARFVAGNKTKEGAMEMAKLALQE; encoded by the coding sequence ATGTCTAATTTATACACTACCCTTCAACGTTCAGATATCGTTGCAGCTACCCACTCCGGTTCTTTTCATGCTGACGAAGTGCTGGCTGCGGCTGCGCTACGCCTTGTCAATCCGACCCTAACCATCCAACGCACGCGCGATCAGGCAGAACTGGATGCTGCAGATATTTTGTTCGATGTAGGACGCGTTTTTGACCCTGCAACATGCCATTTCGACCACCATCAACTGGAGTTCAAGGAAGCGCGAGAAAACGGCATTCCATTCAGTTCTTTTGGCCTGGTATGGCAAGAGTTGGGAGAGGCGCTATGCGGCTCAACAGCTGCAGCAGCCAGGGTAGATCGCTGGCTGGTACAGGGTGTTGATGCGATAGATTGTGGAGTTACTTTATGCAAAGAAACCCCGCCTGTAACAATCATGTCTATATCTTCAGTCATCGGGGGCTTCAATCCCGGCTGGCAGGATGACGCTTCAGCTGAAGCCAGACTTGCAGCTTTTGAACGTGCGGTTAGCCTGGCTAAAACAGTTCTGGAAAACGCAATTGCGGAAGCAAAAGGATTTGAAAAAGCACGTGCCATTGTGGCGCAAGGCACCCTGCTTGAAGACAGCCAGATACTGGTGCTGGATACCGATCTGCCTTGGAAAGAAATTGTATTAAGCTCTCCGGCTTATGAACACCTGCTGTTTGTTGTTTCCCCTGATTCCCAGGCAAAATGGCATGTAAATACCGTGCCAGATTATCCAGGAAGCTTCGGCAACCGCAAGCCGCTGCCTTTAGCTTGGGCCGGGCTGGACGATGAAAAGCTGGATGATGTCACAGGCATTAAAGGCTGCATTTTTTGTCACAGGGCACGCTTCGTAGCCGGAAACAAAACCAAAGAAGGGGCAATGGAAATGGCGAAATTGGCTTTACAGGAATAA
- the pip gene encoding prolyl aminopeptidase — MRASNDLRTTLYPNIEPNLTGMLPVDEIHTLYWEESGNPAGVPVVLLHGGPGAGTNPQLRRFFDPAYYRIILFDQRGAGKSIPHGELRANTTPNLIADIETLRNYLGVEKWLVFGGSWGSTLAIAYAEAHPQRCLGLILRGIFLCRQSEIDWFLYGIRNLFPEPWRQFAEFIPEAERSDLLEAYYKRLIDPDPAIHMPAAHRWSIYEGSCSTLLPSPETVARFGEDNLALGMARIEAHYFKNNIFMPKNALLESVDQLRKIPAVIVQGRYDVVCPIVTADELHQAWLEAEYIIVPNSGHSAMEPNTLAELVGATERFKRVSKEIFCKT, encoded by the coding sequence ATGCGTGCTTCAAATGACCTCCGCACAACGCTTTACCCCAATATTGAACCCAATCTGACAGGTATGCTGCCTGTAGACGAAATTCATACACTTTACTGGGAAGAATCCGGCAACCCCGCCGGTGTCCCGGTAGTTCTACTGCATGGAGGACCCGGTGCCGGCACCAACCCTCAATTACGGCGTTTTTTCGACCCCGCCTATTACCGCATCATTCTGTTTGATCAGCGCGGCGCGGGGAAATCCATCCCTCACGGCGAGTTGCGCGCCAATACTACACCCAACCTGATTGCAGACATTGAAACCCTACGTAACTATTTAGGTGTGGAAAAGTGGCTTGTATTTGGCGGGTCGTGGGGCAGCACTTTAGCTATAGCCTACGCAGAAGCACATCCACAGCGTTGCCTTGGATTAATTCTGCGAGGTATTTTTCTATGCAGACAAAGCGAGATCGACTGGTTTTTATATGGCATCCGCAACCTGTTCCCAGAACCATGGCGACAATTTGCAGAATTCATTCCAGAAGCTGAACGTAGCGACCTGCTTGAAGCTTATTACAAACGTCTAATTGATCCAGATCCAGCTATTCATATGCCAGCAGCGCACCGTTGGAGCATCTACGAAGGTTCGTGCTCCACACTTTTACCCAGCCCCGAAACGGTTGCCAGATTTGGTGAAGATAATTTGGCACTGGGCATGGCGCGCATTGAAGCCCATTATTTCAAAAACAACATTTTTATGCCCAAAAATGCGTTATTGGAAAGTGTAGATCAGTTACGGAAAATCCCTGCGGTGATCGTTCAAGGAAGATATGATGTGGTCTGCCCTATTGTCACTGCCGATGAATTACATCAGGCATGGCTAGAAGCAGAGTATATTATCGTGCCAAACTCTGGGCACTCAGCAATGGAACCGAATACGCTTGCGGAATTAGTTGGTGCTACGGAGCGTTTTAAAAGAGTTTCTAAAGAGATATTTTGTAAAACATAA
- a CDS encoding type II toxin-antitoxin system CcdA family antitoxin codes for MKTSYNLQARKRPVNLSLNEDLVLQAREITDNLSGIVESLLASFLEQERQQRLAKTKTVEATIACWNNFNAKIGSFADDYSTL; via the coding sequence ATGAAAACTAGTTATAACCTGCAAGCACGCAAACGCCCTGTCAATCTTTCACTCAATGAAGATTTGGTACTTCAAGCACGAGAGATAACCGATAACCTTTCAGGCATTGTTGAATCACTGTTGGCTAGTTTTCTGGAACAAGAACGTCAACAACGCCTGGCCAAAACCAAAACGGTAGAAGCCACCATTGCATGCTGGAATAATTTTAACGCCAAAATCGGTTCATTTGCAGACGATTATTCGACTCTCTGA
- a CDS encoding CcdB family protein, whose product MAQFDVHRNIGKNREAIPFVVLVQSSLFDSYRRRVVIPLVRKSSLSLISDKRFNPTFTIEKIAVVLHPLEIVSIPVEQLGEFVESLANEGNSIMDALDELLTRAWK is encoded by the coding sequence ATGGCCCAATTCGACGTTCATCGGAACATAGGGAAAAACCGCGAAGCTATTCCATTTGTCGTGCTTGTACAATCATCACTCTTCGATAGCTACCGCCGAAGAGTTGTTATCCCTCTGGTACGCAAATCTTCGTTATCACTGATCAGTGATAAGCGCTTTAACCCCACTTTCACCATTGAGAAGATAGCTGTGGTTTTGCATCCTCTGGAGATTGTATCAATACCCGTTGAACAATTAGGTGAGTTTGTGGAATCACTTGCCAATGAAGGAAATAGCATCATGGACGCACTTGATGAGTTACTTACCCGAGCTTGGAAATAA
- a CDS encoding phosphatase PAP2 family protein, which translates to MNENTQQIPWYFQIATIIPKHVFLKSIGTMLFIGLFFGAYFYVLKVPAYPATIMPITILDRLIGYQPLALPVYISLWVYVSLPPALLSTRRELYGYGIAMTGTCLTGLIIFYFWPTAAPAAHVDWSLHPSMDFLKNMDTLGNACPSLHVTTAIFSGIWLHHLLRRFGGPQWILIFNWVWCFGIIYSTIATRQHVAMDVLAGLVMGVVAAYLSMLSPAMINRNSAPIKN; encoded by the coding sequence TTGAACGAAAATACCCAACAGATACCCTGGTATTTTCAAATTGCTACGATAATACCCAAGCACGTATTTCTGAAAAGCATCGGAACCATGCTATTCATCGGCTTGTTTTTCGGTGCTTATTTTTATGTACTTAAAGTGCCAGCCTATCCAGCCACGATCATGCCAATCACCATTTTGGATCGCCTGATCGGTTATCAACCACTGGCGTTACCGGTTTATATTTCACTGTGGGTCTATGTTTCTCTTCCCCCGGCACTTCTTTCTACACGGAGGGAACTCTATGGCTATGGTATTGCTATGACGGGTACATGCCTGACGGGACTGATCATATTTTACTTCTGGCCCACTGCAGCCCCTGCTGCCCATGTTGATTGGTCTTTACATCCCAGCATGGATTTTCTCAAAAACATGGATACATTAGGCAATGCTTGCCCTTCGTTGCATGTGACTACGGCTATATTTTCAGGTATCTGGTTGCATCACTTGCTGCGCCGTTTTGGTGGGCCACAATGGATACTTATCTTCAATTGGGTGTGGTGCTTCGGGATCATTTATTCGACAATAGCCACCCGCCAGCATGTGGCGATGGATGTTTTGGCTGGCCTGGTAATGGGAGTCGTGGCAGCCTATCTTTCTATGCTGTCACCAGCAATGATAAACCGAAACAGTGCACCTATTAAAAACTGA
- a CDS encoding peptide chain release factor 3, with protein MTTEATGSKSPAQALITKEVARRRTFGIISHPDAGKTTLTEKLLLFSGAIQMAGTVKGRKSGRHATSDWMDIEKQRGISVASSVMQFDYRDHVINLLDTPGHQDFSEDTYRVLTAVDAALMVIDAAKGVEEQTIKLLNVCRMRNTPILTFMNKMDREVRDPLEVLDEVESVLKIQCAPVTWPIGMGKTFRGVYHLLRDEILLFEAGQSEQKQTVEVVKGIDNPRLDELFPLEMEQLRMEVELVNGASHPFDLEAFRAGVQTPVFFGSAVNNFGVREILNALIEWAPAPQPRDATIRDVSPEEPKFSGFVFKIQANMDPAHRDRIAFLRVCSGRFERGMKIRHLRLGRDVKISNVITFMSQQREQVEEAFAGDIIGLHNHGDMQIGDSFSEGEALQFTGIPYFAPEMFRTVRIRNPLKVKQLQKGLQQLGEEGAVQVFKPVHGGELILGAVGVLQFEVVAHRLQGEYGVDAVFEGSSIYTARWVTCEDPKIMADFEKNLYAHVGHDAAGNLAYLATSSVNLNLIQERWPKVVFHATREHAVKLGG; from the coding sequence ATGACCACAGAAGCAACCGGCTCCAAGTCTCCCGCGCAAGCCTTGATCACAAAGGAAGTAGCGCGTCGCCGTACGTTCGGTATTATCTCCCACCCTGACGCGGGTAAAACCACGCTGACTGAAAAACTGTTGCTGTTTTCGGGTGCGATTCAGATGGCGGGTACAGTCAAGGGTCGGAAAAGTGGCCGACATGCCACTTCGGACTGGATGGATATCGAAAAGCAACGGGGAATTTCAGTAGCCAGTTCGGTCATGCAGTTTGATTACCGCGATCACGTCATCAATTTGCTGGACACTCCCGGTCACCAGGATTTTTCTGAAGATACCTACCGTGTATTGACCGCAGTGGATGCCGCACTGATGGTGATTGATGCCGCCAAGGGTGTGGAAGAGCAAACCATCAAGCTATTGAATGTTTGCCGTATGCGCAATACCCCCATTTTGACTTTCATGAACAAAATGGACCGCGAAGTACGCGACCCGCTGGAAGTGCTGGATGAAGTGGAATCCGTGCTAAAAATTCAGTGTGCGCCAGTGACCTGGCCTATCGGTATGGGTAAAACGTTTCGTGGTGTATACCATTTGCTGCGTGATGAAATTCTACTGTTTGAAGCAGGGCAATCAGAGCAGAAACAAACAGTTGAAGTCGTTAAAGGTATTGATAACCCACGTCTTGACGAGCTTTTTCCGCTTGAAATGGAACAGCTACGCATGGAAGTGGAACTAGTAAATGGCGCATCCCATCCGTTTGATCTGGAAGCGTTCCGCGCTGGTGTGCAAACCCCTGTTTTCTTCGGTTCTGCCGTCAATAATTTTGGTGTGAGGGAAATTCTGAATGCCTTGATTGAATGGGCTCCAGCACCGCAACCACGCGATGCCACAATCCGTGATGTTTCACCAGAAGAGCCCAAGTTCAGTGGGTTTGTATTTAAAATTCAGGCCAACATGGACCCGGCACACCGTGACCGAATCGCATTCCTGCGCGTTTGCTCAGGCCGGTTTGAACGCGGCATGAAAATCAGACATTTGCGGTTAGGCCGCGACGTCAAAATTTCCAATGTAATCACGTTTATGTCACAGCAACGCGAACAGGTAGAAGAAGCTTTTGCCGGGGATATTATCGGATTGCATAACCATGGAGACATGCAGATAGGCGATAGCTTCAGCGAAGGAGAAGCGCTGCAATTTACCGGTATTCCCTACTTCGCGCCCGAAATGTTCCGCACGGTTAGAATTCGTAACCCATTAAAGGTCAAGCAGCTTCAGAAAGGGCTCCAGCAGTTGGGCGAAGAAGGGGCTGTGCAGGTGTTCAAACCAGTACATGGCGGCGAACTGATTCTGGGTGCTGTGGGTGTGCTTCAATTTGAAGTGGTAGCACATCGATTGCAGGGTGAATATGGGGTAGACGCGGTTTTCGAAGGCAGCAGTATTTACACCGCGCGTTGGGTAACCTGCGAAGACCCTAAAATCATGGCCGACTTTGAAAAAAATCTGTACGCCCATGTAGGGCACGATGCAGCAGGTAACCTCGCTTATTTGGCGACTTCCAGCGTTAACCTGAATCTCATTCAGGAACGGTGGCCCAAGGTGGTGTTCCACGCAACGCGGGAGCATGCAGTAAAACTAGGTGGTTAA